A region from the Metopolophium dirhodum isolate CAU chromosome 9, ASM1992520v1, whole genome shotgun sequence genome encodes:
- the LOC132953000 gene encoding DDB1- and CUL4-associated factor 13 has translation MKVKVLSRNPDDYLRETKRDIQKVPRNYDPNLHPFQSSREYVRALNAVKLERVFAKPFIGNLDGHRDGIFCMAKHPKSLSTLASGSYDGEVRLWNLTKKKCISSINGHDRFVRGLSFNPDGTRLFSVGDDSTIKVWNTEELDTPSHTFISQSVLYGISCQWLNDKVFATCGDVVQLWDITRSQPTSTLKWGVDSLHHIAFNQIDTNVLASCASDRSIILYDTREVKPMRKIIMKLKTNQLAWNPMEAYVFTAANEDYNCYSYDTRNLESPINVHKDHVAAVTCIDYAPTGLEFVTGSYDKTIRIFESHQGHSREIYHTKRMQHLTSVIWSLDNKFVLSASDEMNIRIWKANASEKLGTLRPRERTALEYNATLKEKFAAHPQVKRIARHRQVPKHIYHERNQQLESKKKLKRKEENVRKHSKKNSIPYVSEKKKNVVSEVA, from the exons ATGAAAGTCAAGGTGTTGAGCCGGAATCCGGATGATTATTTGCGTGAGACGAAGCGGGATATTCAGAAAG ttccTCGGAATTATGACCCAAATCTTCACCCTTTTCAATCATCACGTGAATATGTTCGTGCTCTTAACGCAGTGAAATTGGAACGAGTTTTTGCCAAGCCATTTATTGGTAATTTGGATGGGCATCGTGATGGTATTTTCTGCATGGCCAAACATCCTAAATCATTATCAACATTAGCTAGTGGTTCTTATGATGGTGAAGTACGACTTTGGAATTtaacaaaaaagaaatgtattaGTAGTATAAATGGCCATGACCGTTTTGTTCGTGGATTAAGTTTCAACCCTGATGGCACAAGATTGTTTAGTGTTGGAGATGATTCTACCATCAAAGTTTGGAATACTGAAGAATTGGACACACCATCTCATACATTCATATCTCAA TCTGTTTTATATGGTATCAGTTGTCAATGGTTAAACGATAAAGTATTTGCTACTTGCGGTGATGTAGTACAACTATGGGACATTACTCGAAGTCAACCAACATCAACTCTAAAATGGGGTGTTGATAGTTTACATCATATAGCTTTTAATCAAATTGACActaatgtattag cTTCATGTGCAAGTGACCGCAGTATAATTCTTTATGACACCAGGGAAGTGAAACCAAtgcgaaaaataataatgaaactcaaaaccAATCAGTTAGCCTGGAATCCAATGGAAGCATATGTGTTTACTGCTGCCAATGAagattataa ttGTTATTCTTATGATACACGGAATTTAGAATCTCCAATAAATGTGCATAAGGATCATGTGGCTGCTGTTACTTGTATAGATTATGCACCTACTGGTTTAGAATTTGTCACTGGAAGCTATGATAAAACCATAAGAATTTTTGAAAGCCATCAG GGACATTCGAGAGAAATCTATCACACTAAACGTATGCAACATTTGACTAGTGTAATTTGGTCATTAgacaataaatttgttttaagtgCATCTGACGAAATGAATATAAGAATTTGGAAAGCAAATGCTTCAGAAAAATTAGGAACA ttaaGACCCCGTGAAAGAACAGCATTAGAATATAATGCCACATTGAAAGAGAAGTTCGCTGCTCATCCACAAGTAAAAAGGATTGCTAGACATAGACAGGTGCCTAAACATATCTATCATGAACGTAATCAACAATTGGAATCtaagaaaaaacttaaaagaaa GGAAGAAAATGTCCGCAAACATTCAAAGAAAAATAGTATTCCATACGTCtccgaaaaaaagaaaaatgttgttTCGGAAGTTgcttaa
- the LOC132953002 gene encoding probable actin-related protein 2/3 complex subunit 2, producing the protein MILLETNNRVVEESISVRIKNALAGNKPENTNIFISDYAGVLFHISNLEGQKNQLRVSIALKFYAELQQHGATELLNRVYGSYVTEPESGFNFSLLVDLEKIPDDWELLVKKIGQFKRNCFASVFEKYFDFQEKGEEGHKRAVINYRDDETMYVEAKADRVTVVFSTVFRDSDDIVLGKVFMQELREGRRASQTSPQVLFTHKEPPLELQDTNARVGDEVGYITFVLFPRHTNRAARENTIDLIHMFRDYLHYHIKCTKAYIHSCMRAKTTDFIKVLNRARPESKKSNEKKTISGRSFIRKD; encoded by the exons ATGATATTGTTAGAAACAAATAATCGCGTTGTTGAAGAATCCATCAGTGTGAGAATTAAAAATGCTTTGGCAGG AAATAAGCCGGAAAACACAAATATATTCATATCGGATTATGCGGGAGTATTGTTTcacatttcaaatttagaagGCCAAAAAAATCAGCTTAGG GTGAGCATAGCTTTGAAATTCTATGCTGAACTACAACAGCACGGAGCAACAGAACTACTAAACCGTGTGTATGGGTCATACGTCACAGAACCAGAATcgggttttaatttttctttgctAGTTGACCTAGAAAAAATTCCCGATGATTGGGAATTATTAGTGAAAAAAATTGGTCAGTTTAAACGTAATTGTTTCGCTTcagtatttgaaaagtattttgaCTTTCAAGAAAAAGGTGAAGAAGGCCATAAAAGAGCTGTGATTAATTACCGAGATGATGAGACTAT GTATGTGGAAGCAAAAGCAGACCGTGTAACTGTTGTATTCAGTACAGTATTCAGAGATAGTGATGACATAGTTTTAGGTAAAGTCTTTATGCAAGAACTAAGAGAAGGCAGGCGAGCTAGTCAAACTTCACCTCAAGTATTGTTTACACACAAAGAACCACCCCTTGAACTGCAAGATACTAATGCTCGTGTTGGTGATGAAGTAGGATATATAACATTTG tgttgTTTCCGAGACACACTAATCGTGCAGCTCGTGAAAATACTATTGATTTGATTCATATGTTCCGTGACTATCTACATTACCACATTAAGTGCACGAAAGCATATATACATTCCTGTATGCGAGCAAAAACAACTGACTTCATTAAAGTGCTCAACAGAGCTAGAccagaatctaaaaaatctaaCGAAAAGAAAACTATTAG TGGCAGATCATTCATTCGAAAggactga
- the LOC132952999 gene encoding vacuolar protein sorting-associated protein 11 homolog, with the protein MSFLEWRKFNFFDIIHDADSKKISQTIGSSKITSTSSGHGHLVTCDDDGLVHLITRTFQVTTFRAYQSVVLLSTQLQYSSFLVTIGEDEPDTNTILKVWDLERRDRQSTPMCIRSTKLPKSEKPTTLCVTDNRLLMAVGFVDGCIALFKGDLSRDRNSKPKMLKELGQGITGMAFKCVNKDQWYLFVSTASSVQQFNVTSKDSCPMTVLDAVGCDFKCSVLVNGPDSHFMIAKEDAIYCYTVDSRGPCYVVGGQKIILQWFRNYLIIVSKERGKPLNAITVSTTTKHSDEIESISITVLDIQNKFIIYTTTMQDILSVLPEWGSLYILTTKGCLSQLIEKDLQSKLTVLFKKNLYDVAVRMAKCQQYDSQALIDIFRQYGDHLYTKGDHSGAVEQYIKTIGKLEPSYVIKKFLDSQYIDSLTTYLHALHKSGNANKDHTTLLFNCYSKLNSLDKLQEFIVIKDENIDFDVDVAIKVCRQSSPENALALAEKHSRHSLYIKILLEDRHEYTSALEYIEKLSIEQSVQTIKQYSNVFMENVPKDTVSFLKKLCSTCYTTTNVDLSGNLAQPEDFIYLLLDDSECLVDFLEHFDNFLDKWSTSLLNTYIEHCLIVWKNENNQEKRSIIEKKIVNILQSADIKTCDHYQVLILATSFEFKPAIVYIFERNKQYSKLIRYYLSLYDYIGAIECCRRYGHVESKLWILLFNTAMIDDMFPPSLLEEILNEIERKSLLSAHFTITSLAKSKTINIGHVRAYLTSLFGAEKKTLEKDKEMVDKYQKDTETLKHTIEKLKNCAVVFQGLRCSACNNQLELPSVHFMCQHSYHQHCFQAFSESDDDCPACTPNNKQIMDIIRTQGQIKDYNEAFHSQLERATDSFSLISEYFGRCLFDDLSTVENQLAKSKLVSSPVVLSPKPVAPVVQTPPRLSPILSVQTIQQQNTNPFDEDGDDMEYDDNKNPFKDEYDESKNPFSDDG; encoded by the exons TGgcgaaaatttaatttcttcgACATTATTCATGATGcagattcaaaaaaaatatcccaAACAATTGGT agcTCTAAAATAACTTCAACAAGCAGTGGACATGGTCACTTGGTAACATGTGATGATGATGGCCTTGTTCATTTAATTACGCGTACATTTCAAGTTACTACATTTCGAGCCTATCAGTCTGTTGTTCTTCTTTCTACACAACTACAGTATAGTAGTTTTTTAGTTACAATTGGG GAAGATGAACCAGATACTAATACCATACTCAAAGTTTGGGATTTAGAGCGAAGAGATCGTCAAAGCACTCCGATGTGCATACGGTCTACAAAACTACCAAAATCTGAAAAACCTACTACATTGTGTGTAACTGACAATCGTTTGTTGATGGCTGTTGGATTTGTAGATGGTTGTATAGCTTTGTTCAAAGGAGATTTGTCTAGAGATCGGAATTCTAAACCCAAGATGTTAAAAGAGTTAGGTCAAGGAATAACTGGAATGGCTTTCAAATGTGTTAATAAGGATCAATGGTACCTTTTTGTATCTACTGCCTCATCTGTGCAACAATTTAATGTTACTTCCAAAGATTCCTGTCCTATg ACTGTTTTGGATGCAGTAGGATGTGATTTTAAGTGTTCTGTGTTAGTGAATGGACCTGATAGTCATTTTATGATTGCAAAAGAAGAT gccATTTATTGTTATACGGTTGACAGTCGTGGACCTTGCTATGTTGTTGGCGGTCAAAAAATTATTCTTCAATGGTTTCGAAATTATCTAATTATAGTATCCAAAGAAAGAGGAAAACCTTTAAATGCTATTACTGTCTCTACTACTACAAAACATTC tgatGAAATAGAGTCTATTTCAATCACTGTGTTAGATATccaaaataagtttataatttatactactaCCATGCAAGACATTTTATCAGTTCTACCTGAGTGGGgatcattgtatattttaacaacTAAAGGATGTTTATCACAGTTGATAGAAAAAGATTTACAATCAAAATTGACtgtattatttaagaaaaacttgTACGATGTTGCGGTGCGTATGGCTAAGTGTCAGCAATATGATTCTCAAGCTCTGATTGATATATTTCGTCAATATGGTGATCATTTGTATACTAAAGGGGATCACAGTGGTGCTGtagaacaatatataaaaacaattggaaAACTTGAACCATCTTATGTcatcaaaaaa tttttagattctcAATATATAGACAGTTTAACCACATATTTGCATGCTTTACATAAATCAGGTAACGCAAATAAAGACCATACAACATTGTTGTTCAACTGctattcaaaattaaacagtCTAGACAAACTTCAAGAATTTATTGTA ATAAAAGACGAAAACATTGATTTTGATGTGGATGTGGCAATAAAAGTTTGTAGACAGTCATCACCTGAAAATGCACTTGCATTAGCTGAAAAACATAGCAGACATTCTTTGTATATCAAAATACTTTTGGAAGATCGTCATGAGTATACATCAGCTTTAGAATATATTGAAAAACTTTCCATTGAACAG tcAGTACAAACAATTAAGCAATATAGTAACGTATTCATGGAAAATGTTCCTAAAGACACGGTCAGTTTTTTGAAGAAATTATGTTCCACCTGCTATACTACAACCAAT gtAGACCTGTCTGGAAATTTAGCTCAACCTGAAGATTTCATTTATTTGTTGCTTGACGACTCTGAATGTTTAGTggattttttagaacattttgataat tttttagatAAATGGTCTACATCATTACTGAATACATACATTGAACATTGCTTGATTGTAtggaaaaatgaaaacaatcaAGAAAAACGTAGCATAATTGAAaagaaaattgttaatattctACAATCTGCTGATATTAAAACATGTGACCATTATCAAGTTTTAATCTTAGCCACGTCTTTTGAATTTAAACCAGCCATAGTCTACATTTTTGAACGCAACAAACA gtactCAAAATTAATACGCTATTACTTGTCTTTATATGATTACATTGGCGCAATAGAATGTTGTAGGAGATATGGACATGTAGAATCAAAATTAtggatattattgtttaatacagCAATGATAGATGACATGTTTCCACCTTCTTTGTTGGAagaaatattaaacgaaattg AAAGAAAATCTCTTCTGTCGGCTCATTTTACTATTACATCATTAGCCAAATCTAAAACCATTAATATTGGCCATGTTCGAGCTTATCTAACAAGTTTGTTCGGCGCTGAAAAAAAAACCCTAGAAAAGGATAAAGAAATGGTTGATAAATATCAAAAAGATACAGAAACCCTAAAACACaccatagaaaaattaaaaaattg tgCTGTCGTCTTTCAAGGTTTGCGCTGTAGTGCTTGCAATAACCAATTAGAACTTCCCAGTGTACATTTTATGTGTCAACATTCATACCATCAACA ctgTTTCCAAGCTTTTTCAGAAAGCGATGATGATTGTCCGGCTTGTACTCctaacaataaacaaataatggaTATCATACGGACTCag GGCCAGATAAAAGATTATAATGAAGCATTCCATAGTCAGCTAGAACGAGCTACAGATAGTTTTTCACTAATATCAGAGTACTTTGGTCGATGTCTATTTGATGATCTATCTACAGTTGAAAATCAACTAGCTAAATCAAAATTGGTATCATCTCCTGTAGTATTATCACCTAAACCTGTAGCTCCAGTGGTACAAACACCACCAAGACTGAGTCCAATATTATCTGTACAAACTATACAACAACAAAACACAAATCCCTTTGATGAAGATGGCGATGATATGGAGTACGATGATAATAAAAATCCTTTCAAAGATGAGTATGATGAAAGTAAAAATCCTTTCTCAGATGACggttaa